The Campylobacter sp. MG1 genome contains the following window.
TAACGGTATAAAATCCTTGTGGTGTCATTGGACTTGTTTGAGAATTTGTAAGTCCATAAATAAAGTTATTAATCATAATATGCGTCACATCAATATTGCGTCTAGCAGCATGAATTAAATGATTACCACCAATTGCAGTTGTATCACCATCTCCAGTTACAACTATTACATGTTTAGTTGGATTAGCTAATTTAACACCAGTTGCGTAAGCAAGTGCACGACCATGAGTTGTATGAACTGTATTACAATTTACATATGAACTCATACGACCACTACAGCCAATACCACTTAATAAACATACATCATCCATACTCCAACCAATTTTCTCAATAGCACGAATTATACATTTTAAAACAACACCATCACCACATCCCCAACACCATTGTGTAGGCATTTTATCTACTCTTAAATATTCATTATAACTAAAAGCCATTAGAAACTCTCCTTTACTTTAGCTACTACTTCACTAGGTGTTATAGGACGACCATTTGCTCTATGTAAAGTAGCGAAATCATCTCTCTTACTTGCTCTTTGAATTTCTTCTAAATATTGTCCCATATTTAATTCTGTTACTAAAATTTTCTTAAATCTTGAGCAAACTTGCGCTATTTTTTTCTCATGAACCGGATATAAAGTAATTGGTCTAAACATACCAACCTTTATTCCATCTGCTCTAAGTCTTGTAATTGCTTCTTTTGCAGCACGAGAAACACTACCATAAGCAATAATACAAATATCGGCATCATCTAACATATATTCTTCATATAAAGAAATTTCATCTACTTTATTTTTTACTTTACCTATAAGTCTTCTCATATTATAATCAACTATTTTTCCATCTTCAGTTGGAAAACCTATATCTCCATGATGAAGACCAGTTATATGATAGCGATAACCTTTGAAAAAAGGATTTAGTGTAGCAGGTTCGTCCATATCGGCTTTGTAAGGTTTATAGTCTTTTGGGTCTCCCGTAAATTCACGGCGTGGTTCTATTTTCAAATCTTTTATATCTGGTAAACTTGCTTTACCATTCATATGTCCAACCGTTTCGTCCATCAATAAAAATACTGGGGTTGAATATTTATTAGCATAATTAAATGCTGTAACTGTTAAATTATAACTTTCTTCAAGACTAGCAGGTGCAATAGCAATATTTGCCATATCTCCATGGCTTGGACTTTTTGCTTGAAACAAATCACCTTGTGCAACACGAGTTGGAAGACCAGTTGATGGACCACCACGCATAACATTTACTATTACGATTGGAATTTCAGCTATATATGCAAGTCCTATTTGTTCAGCCTTTAAACTAATTCCAGGACCACTACTTGCAGTCATTGCTTTTGCACCACTCATAGCTGCACCTAATGCTACACTAATTCCAGCAATTTCATCTTCCATTTGAATGAACGTTCCACCAGCTTTTGGTAACATATGGCTTAATTCATGAGCTATCTCACTACTAGGAGTGATAGGATAACCACCAAAAAAATTACAGCCACAATCAATTGCAGCTTGCGCAATTAAATTATTTCCAGTTGATATAACTTCTCTCATATTTACCCTCTTTATAGTTTTTGAAAATTATTTGCTTTTATCTTTGCTGCTAATTCTTTATTTTCAGCAGTAAGTTTTGCAAATTTAAATTCTTTAGGATTTGCTACATAAATAGCAAAATCAGGGCAATGTAACTCACAATCTTTACAACCTATGCAATTTTCTGGATGAATTACTTCTATCATTTTTCCTAGAACTGCCGTAGGTTCATCTCTCATAGCAATTGCACCAGATGGACAATAGCTAACACATAAATTACAGGCTTTACAATTACTCTCATTCACCCATACAGGTGTATTTTCTGGAGCCTTCATATCCATTTTATTTTCCTTTCATAAGCCTAGATTATCTAGGCTTTAATTATTTTAAAATTTCTTTGATTTTTTTACCGATATCTGCAGGAGAATCAACTACATGAACTCCATAGCTTTTTAAAGCTTCTTTTTTAGCAGCAGCACTTTCGTCAGCACTTCCTACAATAGCACCTGCGTGACCCATTCTTTTACCTTTTGGAGCAGTTGCACCTGCTATAAATGCTACAACAGGTTTTGTGATATTTTCTTTTATAAATTTAGCAGCTTCAACTTCTAAGCTTCCACCAATTTCACCTATCATAACTATAGCTTTAGTTTCGCTATCTTTTTCAAATTCAGCTAATAATTCTTTATAAGCAAGACCTATGATTGGGTCTCCTCCAATTCCAACTGCAGTTGTAATTCCATAACCACCTAAAACAACTTGATTTGCTGCTTCATAAGTTAAAGTTCCACTTTTAGAAATTACACCTATATTTCCTTTTTTAAATATAAAGCCTGGCATAATTCCTAATTTACATTCATCTGCAGTGATAATTCCTGGGCAGTTTGGTCCAATGATTTTCATACCTTTTTTATTTGCATAAGCTTTTGCAAACATCATATCTTTTACAGGAGTATGTTCTGTGATTACTACTGCAAGTTTAATTCCTGCATCAGCAGCTTCAATGATACTATCTCCAACAGCAAAAGGAGGAACGAAAATTAAACTTGTATCAGCACCAGTTTTACTAACTGCTTCTTTAACCGTATCAAATACAGGCTTTCCTAAATGAGTTTCTCCACCTTTAAATGGAGTTACACCACCAACTATATTTGTGCCATAAGCAATACATTGTTCTGCGTGAAATGTAGCTTCTTTACCTGTAAAGCCTTGAACTATTACTTTTGTATTTTTATTTACTAATATACTCATTTTTTCTCCTTACTTTACTAAGCTTTTTACAATTTCAGCACCATTTGCAAAATCTGTTGCTGCGTGAATATTTTTAAGACCTGAATTATCTAGAATTTCTTTTGCTTCTTTAGCGTTTGTTCCATCTAAGCGAACTACTACAGGAATATCAATTTTAGTTGTTTTTGTAGCTTCTAAAACACCATTTGCAATTCTATCACATCTTACGATACCACCAAAAATATTTATGAAAATTACTTTTACATTCTTATCTCTCATAATAATCTCAAATGCTTTTGCAACGGTTTCAGCACTTGCTCCACCACCAACATCTAAGAAGTTTGCTGGTTTGCAGCCACTATAATTAATAATATCCATTGTAGCCATTGCTAGACCTGCACCATTTACCATACAAGCCACATCGCCATCAAGTTTTACATAACTTAAACCATATTTACTAGCTTCTAGCTCTGCTGGGTTTTCTTCTGTTTCATCTTTTAATTCTGCAATATCTGGATTTCTATAAAGACCACTATCATCAAAACTCATCTTAGCATCAAGTGCGAAAAACTCGCCTTCTGCAGTTTTGATTAATGGGTTAATTTCTACTAAATTTGCATCTTTTGCTAAATATAATTTATATAATTTATCTATAAATGTTATTAATTTTTTACCTTCATCTTTATTTAGACCTAAAACTTTTACTACTTCAAGTCCGTGAAACATTTTAAAGCCAATTGCAGGGTCAATTGTAACTTTTGCTATTTTTTCAGGTTGCTCTGCTGCAACTTTTTCTATATCCATACCACCTTCACTTGAAGCAATGATTGTGATTTTTTCTTCCATTCTATTAAATAATAGTGCTAAATAATATTCTTTAGCAATATTTGCACCACTTTCAATATAAAGTTTTCTAACAAGTTTTCCTTCTGGTCCTGTTTGATGAGTTACAAGGTTCATACCTAATATTTTTTCAGCATACATTTTAACTTCATCTAAATTCTTAGCGATTTTTACACCGCCACCTAAACCACGACCACCAGCGTGGATTTGAGCTTTTACAGCCCAAACACTTCCACCTAATTCTTTTGCGTTTGCAACAGCTTCTTCAACACTAAATGCAACCTTACCTTTTAAAGTAGGCACACCAAATTTAGCAAAAATTTCTTTTGCTTGATATTCGTGTATATTCATATTTTCTCCTTATCTTTTATAAAAAGAAAGGTTTAAAAAACCTTTCTTAAAAATATTAAATTGATTTTATTATATCATTAAATGTAATACTAGGTCTCATTAATTTATCAGCTTTTTCACCTAAATCATAGTAACCACCTAAGTCAACTGGCTTTCCTTCAGCTTGCATATATTCTGCAAAAATTTTATCGCTATTAGCATTTATCTTATCTGCTACTTCCATAAATTTAACTTGAATTTCTTTATCAGCATCTTGTTTTGCTAAAGAATTTGCTAAATATTTTGCAAAAAAGAAATGACTTGTTCTATTATCATTTTCTTTTACTTTTCTACTAGGTGCTTTATTTTCTTCTAAATACATAGAAATAGCTTCATCAAAAGCCTCTGCTAAGACTTTAGCCTTAGGATTATTTTTTTTAGCTTCGTATTCTAAAGAACTTTGTAATGCTAAAAATTCACCTAAGCTATCCCATCTTAAATGATTTTCTACCATCACTTGCTCAACTTGTTTTGGAGCTGAACCACCAGCACCTGTTTCAAACATAGCTCCGCCATTTAGCATTGGAACTATTGAAAGCATTTTCGCACTTGTTCCTAATTCAAGTATTGGGAAAAGGTCTGTTAAATAATCTCTTAAAACATTACCTGTAATTGATATACAATTTTTACCACTTCTAATTATTTCTAAACTTTTTTTGCAAGCATCGTATGGATTTAAAATTAAATATTTATTACCTAATCTATCTCTTACTAAATCAGCTAAAATTTTATTACTAGCTCTTTTTTCATCTAACCAAAAAATACCTTCTTCACCGCTATCAGCACATCTTTGTTCTGCTAATTTAATCCAGTTTTCAATAGCATCAGGCTTAGCTTGATTTACTCTATATATATCGCCTTTTTTCACATTATGACTTAAAACTACCTTGTCATCAATTTCAACCACATAAGTAGCATCACTATCAGCTATAAAAGTTTTATCATGTGAGCCATATTCTTGAGCTT
Protein-coding sequences here:
- a CDS encoding 2-oxoglutarate ferredoxin oxidoreductase subunit beta, yielding MAFSYNEYLRVDKMPTQWCWGCGDGVVLKCIIRAIEKIGWSMDDVCLLSGIGCSGRMSSYVNCNTVHTTHGRALAYATGVKLANPTKHVIVVTGDGDTTAIGGNHLIHAARRNIDVTHIMINNFIYGLTNSQTSPMTPQGFYTVTAQFGNIDPNFDACELVKAAGASFVARGNIIEANKLENMIYKALAHKGYSFIDCFSNCHINLGRKNKMGEAVQTLDWIKGMVVDKAQFEKLSDEEKIGKFPSGILYENKAKAEYCEAYEEVRRAAREKRMVDLNALGGAK
- the sucC gene encoding ADP-forming succinate--CoA ligase subunit beta, coding for MNIHEYQAKEIFAKFGVPTLKGKVAFSVEEAVANAKELGGSVWAVKAQIHAGGRGLGGGVKIAKNLDEVKMYAEKILGMNLVTHQTGPEGKLVRKLYIESGANIAKEYYLALLFNRMEEKITIIASSEGGMDIEKVAAEQPEKIAKVTIDPAIGFKMFHGLEVVKVLGLNKDEGKKLITFIDKLYKLYLAKDANLVEINPLIKTAEGEFFALDAKMSFDDSGLYRNPDIAELKDETEENPAELEASKYGLSYVKLDGDVACMVNGAGLAMATMDIINYSGCKPANFLDVGGGASAETVAKAFEIIMRDKNVKVIFINIFGGIVRCDRIANGVLEATKTTKIDIPVVVRLDGTNAKEAKEILDNSGLKNIHAATDFANGAEIVKSLVK
- a CDS encoding 2-oxoglutarate synthase subunit alpha, with protein sequence MREVISTGNNLIAQAAIDCGCNFFGGYPITPSSEIAHELSHMLPKAGGTFIQMEDEIAGISVALGAAMSGAKAMTASSGPGISLKAEQIGLAYIAEIPIVIVNVMRGGPSTGLPTRVAQGDLFQAKSPSHGDMANIAIAPASLEESYNLTVTAFNYANKYSTPVFLLMDETVGHMNGKASLPDIKDLKIEPRREFTGDPKDYKPYKADMDEPATLNPFFKGYRYHITGLHHGDIGFPTEDGKIVDYNMRRLIGKVKNKVDEISLYEEYMLDDADICIIAYGSVSRAAKEAITRLRADGIKVGMFRPITLYPVHEKKIAQVCSRFKKILVTELNMGQYLEEIQRASKRDDFATLHRANGRPITPSEVVAKVKESF
- a CDS encoding 4Fe-4S binding protein, producing the protein MDMKAPENTPVWVNESNCKACNLCVSYCPSGAIAMRDEPTAVLGKMIEVIHPENCIGCKDCELHCPDFAIYVANPKEFKFAKLTAENKELAAKIKANNFQKL
- the sucD gene encoding succinate--CoA ligase subunit alpha; translation: MSILVNKNTKVIVQGFTGKEATFHAEQCIAYGTNIVGGVTPFKGGETHLGKPVFDTVKEAVSKTGADTSLIFVPPFAVGDSIIEAADAGIKLAVVITEHTPVKDMMFAKAYANKKGMKIIGPNCPGIITADECKLGIMPGFIFKKGNIGVISKSGTLTYEAANQVVLGGYGITTAVGIGGDPIIGLAYKELLAEFEKDSETKAIVMIGEIGGSLEVEAAKFIKENITKPVVAFIAGATAPKGKRMGHAGAIVGSADESAAAKKEALKSYGVHVVDSPADIGKKIKEILK